AAGTTCCGGCACAAGATGGTCACGACGTTGCAACGTGATCTGACGGCTGTTGACCGGAAGGTTGTAGAAGTCCGGCCCATTCAAACTGGTGAAGGCTTCGAGATTGGCCAGAGCGCCTTCCTCATCAAAAACCTGGGCATAGCTCTCCAGGGCGAAGGGTGCATTGAAAATGCCGGCGCATCCGCAGGAACTTTCCTTAAATGACCGGTCGTGCGGTGCCGTGTCTGTACCGAGAAAGAAGCGTGGGTCGCCGCTGGTGGCCGCCCGGCGCAGGGCCTGTCGGTGACACTCCCGCTTGGCCACGGGGAGGCAATAAAAATCACTCCGCAACCCGCCAGCAAACATCGCGTTTCTGTTGATGTGGAGATGGTGGGGGGTGATGGTGGCGGCGAGATGACTATCCGCTGAGCTGACGTACTGCACCGCTTGCTCGGTGGTGATGTGCTCGAACACAACCTTCAGCTCGGGATGGCGGTCCCGCAGCGGTGCCAGATGGCGTTCGATAAACACCGCCTCACGGTCGAAGATGTCGATCTCGCTATCCGTGACTTCACCATGGATCAGCAAGGGCATGCCGATCCGGGCCATCGTTTCGAGCACAGGATCGATCTGCAGCAGATCCGTCACCCCTGCTGCGGAATTGGTGGTGGCGTTGGCGGGATAAAGCTTGGCCGCGGCAAACACCCCCTCGCGAAACCCCGTCTCAAGCGCGGCAGGAGCAATCGAATCCGTGAGATACGCCGTCATCAGGGGCGTGAACTCCAGATCAGCGGGACTCGCCGCCTGAATGCGGTCGCGGTAAGCACGTGCAGCAGCCACCGTGGTCACCGGTGGACGCAGGTTGGGCATCACGATGGCCCGCTGAAAACGGCGGGCTGTATGGGCCACAACCTGGTTCAGCATCTCTCCATCGCGGAGATGAACGTGCCAATCATCTGGAGCGATGATCGAGATCTGATCAGACATTCAGCGGCAAACCTTTCACGGCAAGGCGCAAGGCATCAAGGCGATCACAACTGATGTGGCTTTGGGGGAGTCGTTCCAACAGCTTCAGCTTCTGAAGACGCTTCTCCGTGCTGCCCGTTGCACCCACCAAAAACACCTTACGTCCTTCTTCAATCGCTTCCTTGACGGCATTTTCGAGTGCGATTGCAGCGGTTACTCCAAGGTGTGACACCTCGGAGAGGTCGAAGACCACCGCCTGACAATTGCCGATGGCGTTGTGCTCGCGCGAGATGGCCTTGGCCACGCCGAAGATCATTGGACCGGCGAGCTGGAACAACAGAACCTTGCCGGAGGCCTGATCCAGCAAAACCTGCTCTTCATCGGTCAGCTCCACATCGTCATCGGCGGTGCTGATCGTTTTCACCTTTCTGGACTGCAATGCACTCATCCGATCAATGGTGAGCACGTTGGCCACGAAAACACCGATGCCCACTGCAGTGATGAGATCCACCAGCACCGTGAGCGCAATCACGCCATAGGTGATCACGGCCGCTTTCACCGAGAGATGGTGGGCCCGTTGGAGGAAATCCCAATCGATGATGTCGATGCCCACCTTCAGGGCGATGCCCGCCAGCACAGCGAGGGGAATCGTGGATGCGAGAGGGGCAGCGGCCAGGACGGCCACCATCAGAATCACTGCCCGGACAATGCCCGACAGGGCCGAACGTCCACCGGCCTGAATGTTGACCACGGTGCCCATGGTGGCTCCAGCTCCAGGCAGCCCTCCAAAGAGGCCTGAAGCGATGTTGGCCAGTCCCTGGCCAACCAATTCCTTGTTTGAGTTGTGCTCAGTGCGGGTGAGGCTGTCGGCCACAACAGACGTGAGCAGCGCATCGATGCAACCGAGCATGCCCAGCACAGCTGCATCCACGAACATCAAACGCAGCTGTCCACCCGAAAAGGTGGGCACATGCAAGCTGGGAAGCTCAGCGTTGAACGGCGGAATGGTCTTGAGGCCAGCGTCGTGGAACAAGGTCATCGACAGAACCGTTCCAAACACCAAAGCCAGCAGCTGCGGCGGACAGAAACGCTTCACGCTGGCTGGGGTGAACCAGAGGATCGCGACGGTGATCAAAGCCAGCGCAAGCTCCATCGGCTCAATACCAGCAATCAAGCCCGGCAGGTTGGACAGGGTTCCCATCACCCCGCCCGATACGGTCTGCCCCAGGAAGGCGGGCAGCTGGAGAATCACCAAGATCGCTCCAATCCCAGACATGAAGCCGGAGATCACCGTGTAGGGCATCTGGGTGACGTATCGACCCAGACGGAAGACACCGAACAGGATTTGGAACAGACCCGCGAGGATGACCACGGTGAAGGCCATGGCCATCGCCGTTTCCTTGTCCGGAGCGGTGGCGGTGAAGCTCAGGATCACCGAAGTGAACACCACCGTCATCGGACCGGTGGGTTCGGAAATCAAGGTGGGCGTTCCGCCGAAAACAGACGCCACCAAGCCGATGATCACGGCCCCCCAAAGCCCAGGGGCAGGGTCACCCGTTGCGGCAACCCCAAAGGCCAGGGCCATCGGCAGAGCAATCACCGCGGCGGTCACGCCACCAAAGGCGTCACCCCGCAGGTTGCTGGTGCTGATCCGGTTCAACAAGGTTTCTTATCTATTACCCAGGTGAGAGACCTTAGGTTGATTCTCCTCAAAGCAGAATCCCCAAACACCTGATCTAGCCCATGCCTGAATTTCTCCAGGCCTCGATCCAAGTGCTGCTGGGCATCGGACTGCTGTTCGGCGGAGGAGAGCTGTTCGTTCAGGGATCCGTGGCCATGGCAGTGATCTTCGGCATCCCCCAGCTCGTTATTGGCCTCACGGTGGTTTCCCTGGGCACCAGCGCACCGGAACTGTTCGTGAGTTTGAGTTCGGTGCTGCAGGGGGCTGACGCCCTCGCCGTGAGCAATGTGGTGGGCAGCAACATCTTCAACGTGATGGTGGTGCTGGGCAGCAGCGCTCTCGTGCTGCCTTTGCGCGTCGAAAGCCGTCTTGTGAGGCGCGATGTGCCTCTAATGATTGCAATCTCGGCGGCGGTCTGGGGCATGGCCTCCGCAGGACGGGTCACCTGGCAAGCGGGCCTCGCGTTGCTATTGGGGCTCGTGATCAACACCATCTGGGAGATCCGCACCGCCCGTGAACAACC
Above is a genomic segment from Synechococcus sp. MU1643 containing:
- the pyrC gene encoding dihydroorotase, with translation MSDQISIIAPDDWHVHLRDGEMLNQVVAHTARRFQRAIVMPNLRPPVTTVAAARAYRDRIQAASPADLEFTPLMTAYLTDSIAPAALETGFREGVFAAAKLYPANATTNSAAGVTDLLQIDPVLETMARIGMPLLIHGEVTDSEIDIFDREAVFIERHLAPLRDRHPELKVVFEHITTEQAVQYVSSADSHLAATITPHHLHINRNAMFAGGLRSDFYCLPVAKRECHRQALRRAATSGDPRFFLGTDTAPHDRSFKESSCGCAGIFNAPFALESYAQVFDEEGALANLEAFTSLNGPDFYNLPVNSRQITLQRRDHLVPELVNGLVPFHAGEILSWAVADASNQVQL
- a CDS encoding SulP family inorganic anion transporter; this translates as MLNRISTSNLRGDAFGGVTAAVIALPMALAFGVAATGDPAPGLWGAVIIGLVASVFGGTPTLISEPTGPMTVVFTSVILSFTATAPDKETAMAMAFTVVILAGLFQILFGVFRLGRYVTQMPYTVISGFMSGIGAILVILQLPAFLGQTVSGGVMGTLSNLPGLIAGIEPMELALALITVAILWFTPASVKRFCPPQLLALVFGTVLSMTLFHDAGLKTIPPFNAELPSLHVPTFSGGQLRLMFVDAAVLGMLGCIDALLTSVVADSLTRTEHNSNKELVGQGLANIASGLFGGLPGAGATMGTVVNIQAGGRSALSGIVRAVILMVAVLAAAPLASTIPLAVLAGIALKVGIDIIDWDFLQRAHHLSVKAAVITYGVIALTVLVDLITAVGIGVFVANVLTIDRMSALQSRKVKTISTADDDVELTDEEQVLLDQASGKVLLFQLAGPMIFGVAKAISREHNAIGNCQAVVFDLSEVSHLGVTAAIALENAVKEAIEEGRKVFLVGATGSTEKRLQKLKLLERLPQSHISCDRLDALRLAVKGLPLNV